The following are from one region of the Strix uralensis isolate ZFMK-TIS-50842 chromosome 4, bStrUra1, whole genome shotgun sequence genome:
- the GALNT16 gene encoding polypeptide N-acetylgalactosaminyltransferase 16 isoform X4 has translation MTRAPQGEKNSRRSFDEKAYLSSKVLKAGEDPYRQHAFNQLESDKLSSDRPIRDTRHYRCTSVRYDTDLPATSLIITFHNEARSTLLRTVKSVLNRTPPSLIQEIILVDDFSSDPEDCQLLTKIPKVKCLRNTRREGLIRSRVRGAEVATADILTFLDSHCEVNSEWLQPMLQRVKQDYTRVVSPIIDVISLDNFAYLAASADLRGGFDWSLHFKWEQIPIEQKMSRTDPTQSIRTPVIAGGIFVIDKSWFNHLGKYDTQMDIWGGENFELSFRVWMCGGSLEIVPCSRVGHVFRKRHPYDFPEGNALTYIKNTKRTAEVWMDEYKQYYYEARPSAIGKSFGSVADRVEQRRKLNCKSFQWYLENVYPELKIPEKELIPGIIKQGGNCLESWAQDTTGNTLAGMGNCKGTVNNPPVTQEWVFSDPLIRQQDKCLSITSFSTGSQITLEACNQKDGRQKWKMKGSFIQHFISGLCLENQTGRVVTNPCQAGVPGQQWELLQAT, from the exons ATGACAAGGGCTCCTCAAGGAGAGAAGAACAGCCGGAGGAGTTTTGACGAAAAGGCTTACTTGTCCTCAAAGGTGCTGAAGGCGGGAGAAGACCCCTACCGCCAGCATGCTTTTAATCAGCTAGAGAGCGACAAACTCAGCAGCGATCGGCCCATTCGGGACACCAGGCACTACAG GTGCACTTCTGTACGATATGACACTGACTTGCCAGCTACCAGCCTTATCATCACCTTCCACAATGAGGCACGCTCTACCCTGCTCCGCACGGTGAAGAG CGTCCTGAACCGCACCCCTCCCAGCCTCATCCAGGAGATCATTTTGGTAGATGACTTCAGCTCAGATC CTGAGGACTGCCAGCTTCTTACCAAGATCCCTAAGGTCAAGTGTCTCCGAAACACCCGGCGAGAAG GGCTCATTCGTTCTCGGGTACGAGGTGCTGAGGTGGCTACAGCTGACATCCTCACCTTCTTGGACAGTCACTGTGAAGTCAACAGCGAGTGGCTACAGCCAATGCTTCAGAGAGTGAAACAG GATTATACCCGAGTGGTGAGTCCCATCATTGATGTTATCAGCCTGGATAATTTTGCCTACCTGGCAGCATCAGCAGATCTGAGGGGAG ggTTTGACTGGAGCCTTCACTTTAAGTGGGAACAGATTCCTATAGAGCAGAAGATGTCCAGAACAGACCCGACTCAGTCTATAAG aaccCCCGTCATAGCAGGAGGCATCTTCGTGATTGACAAGTCCTGGTTTAACCACCTGGGAAAATATGATACTCAAATGGACATCTGGGGAGGAGAAAATTTTG AGCTCTCTTTCCGAGTGTGGATGTGTGGTGGCAGCTTGGAGATCGTTCCCTGCAGTCGAGTGGGACATGTGTTCAGGAAACGCCATCCCTATGACTTCCCCGAGGGCAATGCACTGACTTATATCAA GAACACCAAGCGCACAGCAGAGGTGTGGATGGATGAATACAAGCAGTACTACTATGAGGCCCGGCCATCTGCCATTGGGAAGTCGTTTGGAAG TGTTGCAGACCGAGTGGAGCAGCGACGCAAACTGAACTGTAAATCCTTCCAGTGGTATCTGGAGAACGTCTACCCCGAGCTCAA GATTCCTGAAAAGGAGTTGATTCCAGGAATAATTAAACAAGGAGGAAACTGCCTGGAGTCTTGGGCACAGGATACCACAGGGAATACGTTGGCTGGCATGGGAAACTGTAAAGGGACAGTGAACAATCCACCTGTCACTCAG GAGTGGGTATTCAGTGACCCTTTAATTAGACAGCAGGACAAGTGTCTTTCCATTACCTCCTTTTCTACCGGCTCTCAAATCACACTGGAAGCCTGCAATCAAAAAGATGGCAGACAG aagtgGAAGATGAAAGGGAGTTTCATTCAACACTTTATCAGCGGTCTCTGCCTGGAAAACCAGACTGGGAGAGTGGTGACCAACCCTTGCCAAGCAGGTGTACCTGGCCAACAGTGGGAGCTGCTGCAAGCAACATGA
- the GALNT16 gene encoding polypeptide N-acetylgalactosaminyltransferase 16 isoform X3: MMTRAPQGEKNSRRSFDEKAYLSSKVLKAGEDPYRQHAFNQLESDKLSSDRPIRDTRHYRCTSVRYDTDLPATSLIITFHNEARSTLLRTVKSVLNRTPPSLIQEIILVDDFSSDPEDCQLLTKIPKVKCLRNTRREGLIRSRVRGAEVATADILTFLDSHCEVNSEWLQPMLQRVKQDYTRVVSPIIDVISLDNFAYLAASADLRGGFDWSLHFKWEQIPIEQKMSRTDPTQSIRTPVIAGGIFVIDKSWFNHLGKYDTQMDIWGGENFELSFRVWMCGGSLEIVPCSRVGHVFRKRHPYDFPEGNALTYIKNTKRTAEVWMDEYKQYYYEARPSAIGKSFGSVADRVEQRRKLNCKSFQWYLENVYPELKIPEKELIPGIIKQGGNCLESWAQDTTGNTLAGMGNCKGTVNNPPVTQEWVFSDPLIRQQDKCLSITSFSTGSQITLEACNQKDGRQKWKMKGSFIQHFISGLCLENQTGRVVTNPCQAGVPGQQWELLQAT, encoded by the exons ATG ATGACAAGGGCTCCTCAAGGAGAGAAGAACAGCCGGAGGAGTTTTGACGAAAAGGCTTACTTGTCCTCAAAGGTGCTGAAGGCGGGAGAAGACCCCTACCGCCAGCATGCTTTTAATCAGCTAGAGAGCGACAAACTCAGCAGCGATCGGCCCATTCGGGACACCAGGCACTACAG GTGCACTTCTGTACGATATGACACTGACTTGCCAGCTACCAGCCTTATCATCACCTTCCACAATGAGGCACGCTCTACCCTGCTCCGCACGGTGAAGAG CGTCCTGAACCGCACCCCTCCCAGCCTCATCCAGGAGATCATTTTGGTAGATGACTTCAGCTCAGATC CTGAGGACTGCCAGCTTCTTACCAAGATCCCTAAGGTCAAGTGTCTCCGAAACACCCGGCGAGAAG GGCTCATTCGTTCTCGGGTACGAGGTGCTGAGGTGGCTACAGCTGACATCCTCACCTTCTTGGACAGTCACTGTGAAGTCAACAGCGAGTGGCTACAGCCAATGCTTCAGAGAGTGAAACAG GATTATACCCGAGTGGTGAGTCCCATCATTGATGTTATCAGCCTGGATAATTTTGCCTACCTGGCAGCATCAGCAGATCTGAGGGGAG ggTTTGACTGGAGCCTTCACTTTAAGTGGGAACAGATTCCTATAGAGCAGAAGATGTCCAGAACAGACCCGACTCAGTCTATAAG aaccCCCGTCATAGCAGGAGGCATCTTCGTGATTGACAAGTCCTGGTTTAACCACCTGGGAAAATATGATACTCAAATGGACATCTGGGGAGGAGAAAATTTTG AGCTCTCTTTCCGAGTGTGGATGTGTGGTGGCAGCTTGGAGATCGTTCCCTGCAGTCGAGTGGGACATGTGTTCAGGAAACGCCATCCCTATGACTTCCCCGAGGGCAATGCACTGACTTATATCAA GAACACCAAGCGCACAGCAGAGGTGTGGATGGATGAATACAAGCAGTACTACTATGAGGCCCGGCCATCTGCCATTGGGAAGTCGTTTGGAAG TGTTGCAGACCGAGTGGAGCAGCGACGCAAACTGAACTGTAAATCCTTCCAGTGGTATCTGGAGAACGTCTACCCCGAGCTCAA GATTCCTGAAAAGGAGTTGATTCCAGGAATAATTAAACAAGGAGGAAACTGCCTGGAGTCTTGGGCACAGGATACCACAGGGAATACGTTGGCTGGCATGGGAAACTGTAAAGGGACAGTGAACAATCCACCTGTCACTCAG GAGTGGGTATTCAGTGACCCTTTAATTAGACAGCAGGACAAGTGTCTTTCCATTACCTCCTTTTCTACCGGCTCTCAAATCACACTGGAAGCCTGCAATCAAAAAGATGGCAGACAG aagtgGAAGATGAAAGGGAGTTTCATTCAACACTTTATCAGCGGTCTCTGCCTGGAAAACCAGACTGGGAGAGTGGTGACCAACCCTTGCCAAGCAGGTGTACCTGGCCAACAGTGGGAGCTGCTGCAAGCAACATGA